A single Vicia villosa cultivar HV-30 ecotype Madison, WI unplaced genomic scaffold, Vvil1.0 ctg.002507F_1_1, whole genome shotgun sequence DNA region contains:
- the LOC131639034 gene encoding NADH dehydrogenase [ubiquinone] 1 alpha subcomplex subunit 2-like, with the protein MAWRGHISKNIKELWFLMCQTSPASSSTMEFVEKNYSELKTLNPKLPILIRECSGVEPQLWARYDITLSSLLIPLQRLFFHYQRNPQIFQMTLNRLMFLEVKSML; encoded by the exons ATGGCATGGAGAGGACATATTTCAAAGAACATAAAAGAGCTTTGGTTTTTGATGTGTCAGACATCACCTGCAAGCTCTTCTACAAT GGAATTTGTTGAAAAGAATTACAGCGAGCTAAAGACGTTGAACCCAAAATTGCCAATATTGATCCGTGAGTGCAGTGGAGTTGAACCCCAATTATGGGCAAGGTATGATATCACACTATCATCTCTCTTAATACCGCTTCAAAGACTTTTTTTTCATTATCAAAGAAACCCTCAAATCTTTCAAATGACTCTCAATAGGTTGATGTTTTTAGAAGTCAAGTCCATGCTTTAA